The Chroicocephalus ridibundus chromosome 2, bChrRid1.1, whole genome shotgun sequence genome includes a region encoding these proteins:
- the SKIDA1 gene encoding SKI/DACH domain-containing protein 1, translated as MGDLKSGFEEVDGVRLGYLIIKGKQMFALSQVFTDLLKNIPRTTVHKRMDHLKVKKHHCDLEELRKLKAINSIAFHAAKCTLISREDVEALYTSCKTERVLKTKRRKISRALSTTDLRPELAPTDPFSGFWKENKLWLGLNDSPRPLLPIRRKALRPGDTALLPASHLPHIFSKYTGHSYPEIARAPCKPPVNYETAPAAGGCAPLRSRRPPAARPPPAAAARPRLPAAGRPPLPARCRRRHRRHGAAAAAGPLGPPGGARRPLAAQRPCRPRGAPRLPLPLPRGFGPPPPPAFPESGSSDSESSCCSGRAAHDSDCGSSLSSSSEGSSEEEDEEEEEDEEGSGASDSSEGSSEEEEEEEEEEEEEEEEDSTSDSDSSSVSSQVSVQSIRFRRTSFCSPPGVVHANFLYHLAAAAAPRPPAPAPAEPGGLPALRGAAGGVKPELPEEWGRPGWAPAAPALRCSGGLGSCFAEIRDDRVSEITFPHSEFSNNAKSTDLTINCVAKGASSPSPKTNNAFPQQRILREARKCLQATTTHRADNNTIAARFLNNDFSSAAANSEKDSKIPHCIEFATDLPSLQTDPEEDAASPGAAAAAELQCTDTGNKTLPFLHSIKIKIEDSSANDEYEPDLTTHKLKCECNDTKDEFYGVTESNNQDALLTAKEDSACTEKETTSLNPLTQSQVLSCTLGTPKPEDGEYKFGARVRKNYRTLVLGKRPVLQTPPVKPNLKSARSPRPTGKIETHEGTLDDFTVNNRRKRVASNVASAVKRPFNFMANFPCPPSLIIGNDGDLLPAYSLNTTKDSQPPHKAHPVWKWQLGGSAIPLPPSHKFRKFN; from the coding sequence ATGGGAGACCTGAAGTCGGGTTTTGAAGAGGTGGATGGCGTGAGGCTCGGCTACCTCATcattaaaggaaagcaaatgtttGCACTCTCCCAGGTTTTTACAGACCTGCTCAAAAACATCCCGCGAACTACCGTGCACAAGCGAATGgatcatttaaaagtaaaaaagcatCACTGCGACCTGGAGGAGTTGAGGAAACTCAAAGCCATCAACTCCATCGCTTTCCACGCCGCCAAATGCACCCTGATCTCCAGAGAGGACGTGGAAGCCCTTTACACATCCTGCAAAACCGAACGGGTCCTTAAGACGAAACGGAGGAAAATAAGCCGGGCGCTGTCAACCACCGACCTCCGGCCGGAGCTGGCGCCCACCGACCCCTTCTCCGGCTTCTGGAAGGAGAACAAACTTTGGCTGGGTTTGAATGACTCTCCCCGGCCCCTGCTGCCCATCCGGAGGAAAGCTTTGCGTCCGGGGGACACAGCCTTGCTACCGGCCTCTCATCTACCTCACATTTTTAGTAAATACACTGGCCACAGCTACCCAGAAATCGCTCGGGCGCCTTGCAAACCCCCCGTAAACTATGAAacggcgccggcggcgggcggctgcgcgcccctccgctcccgccgcccgcccgccgcccgccccccgcccgccgccgcggcgcggcCGCGGCTCCCGGCCGCAGGCCGCCCGCCcctgcccgcccgctgccgccgccgccaccgccgccacggggcggccgccgccgccggcccgctgGGCCCCCCCGGCGGCGCCCGCCGGCCCCTGGCCGCACAGAGGCCCTgccggccccgcggcgccccgcggctgccgctgccgctgccccgcggcttcgggccgccgccgccgcccgccttcCCCGAGAGCGGCAGCAGCGACTCGGAGTCCAGCTGCtgctccggccgcgccgcccaCGACTCGGACTGCggctccagcctctccagctccagcgAGGGCAGctcggaggaggaggacgaggaggaggaggaggacgaggagggcAGCGGCGCCTCGGACTCCAGCGAGGGcagctcggaggaggaggaggaggaggaggaggaggaagaggaggaggaggaggaggacagcacCTCGGACTCCGACTCCAGCTCGGTCTCCAGCCAGGTCTCGGTGCAGAGCATCCGCTTCAGGCGCACCAGCTTCTGCAGCCCGCCCGGCGTGGTCCACGCCAACTTCTTGTACCAtctggcggccgccgccgccccccggcccccggccccggccccggcggagcCCGGCGGGCTGCCCGCCCTCCGCGGCGCTGCCGGCGGAGTCAAGCCGGAGCTGCCGGAGGAGTGGGGCCGCCCCGGCtgggctcccgccgccccggcgctgCGCTGCTCCGGCGGCCTGGGGAGCTGCTTCGCGGAGATAAGAGATGATAGGGTATCCGAGATCACATTCCCACACTCTGAATTTTCCAATAATGCCAAGAGTACTGACCTAACAATTAACTGTGTTGCAAAGGGGGCCTCTTCACCTAGCCCAAAGACAAACAATGCATTTCCACAACAAAGAATACTCAGAGAGGCAAGGAAATGCCTTCAAGCAACTACTACACACCGTGCAGATAACAATACAATAGCTGCTAGGTtcttaaataatgatttttcatCAGCGGCAGCAAATTCAGAGAAAGATTCCAAAATCCCTCATTGTATTGAATTTGCCACGGATTTGCCCTCTTTACAAACTGATCCTGAGGAGGATGCTGCTTctccaggggcagcagcagcagctgagctccaGTGCACTGATACAGGCAATAAGACATTGCCATTCCTGCACAGCATTAAAATCAAAATAGAGGACAGCAGTGCGAACGACGAGTATGAGCCTGACCTTACAACACATAAGCTAAAGTGTGAGTGCAATGATACTAAGGATGAGTTTTACGGTGTGACTGAGAGTAATAACCAGGACGCTTTATTAACAGCCAAGGAAGATTCTGCATGCACTGAGAAAGAAACCACTTCCTTAAACCCGCTGACTCAGAGTCAGGTCCTCTCATGCACTTTAGGTACTCCAAAACCTGAGGATGGGGAGTATAAATTTGGAGCAAGGGTGAGAAAAAATTACAGGACACTGGTTTTGGGAAAGCGACCTGTACTGCAGACTCCTCCAGTCAAACCAAATTTGAAATCAGCTCGAAGCCCACGTCCTACAGGTAAAATCGAGACACATGAAGGAACACTGGATGATTTTACAGTTAACAATAGACGCAAAAGGGTAGCCAGCAATGTAGCATCAGCAGTGAAAAGGCCATTTAATTTCATGGCAAATTTTCCCTGTCCACCATCACTAATTATTGGCAATGATGGGGATTTGTTGCCAGCTTATTCCTTAAACACCACTAAGGATTCCCAACCACCTCACAAGGCCCATCCTGTATGGAAATGGCAGCTGGGCGGTTCTGCAATACCTCTTCCACCTAGCCACAAATTCAGgaaatttaattaa